The following are from one region of the Osmia bicornis bicornis chromosome 8, iOsmBic2.1, whole genome shotgun sequence genome:
- the LOC123988041 gene encoding oligodendrocyte transcription factor 2-like — RGENPNLPGAYLASSGCSAGRLSHVGVHPLAACHPAALASHHRSEQHVQLGHAAAAAAAAASMGMESSELVAVAHYQAQQLQRQLLAEQQSAAGAMLPPVGQPPVGTLPQPLQQAQQPQSQGQDPLQSLMQQLICLQQIEYFLAQRGHK, encoded by the coding sequence CGGGGCGAGAACCCCAACCTCCCCGGCGCGTACCTGGCCTCGTCCGGTTGTTCGGCCGGCAGACTGTCGCACGTCGGTGTACACCCGTTGGCAGCCTGTCATCCGGCCGCCCTGGCCAGCCATCATCGTTCGGAACAGCACGTTCAACTGGGTCACGCCGCGGCCGCGGCCGCTGCTGCGGCATCCATGGGGATGGAATCCTCGGAATTGGTCGCGGTCGCTCACTACCAGGCGCAACAGCTTCAGCGACAATTGTTGGCCGAGCAGCAGTCGGCTGCTGGCGCTATGCTGCCGCCGGTTGGTCAACCACCGGTTGGAACATTGCCGCAACCGTTGCAGCAAGCGCAGCAACCTCAGTCCCAGGGCCAGGATCCGTTGCAGAGCCTGATGCAGCAGCTGATCTGTTTGCAACAGATCGAATACTTCCTCGCGCAGCGTGGCCACAAGtga